A single Triplophysa rosa unplaced genomic scaffold, Trosa_1v2 scaffold303_ERROPOS151566+, whole genome shotgun sequence DNA region contains:
- the si:dkey-27i16.2 gene encoding regulator of cell cycle RGCC-like isoform X1: MATPNHSELDVELGDLLQEFNDVVKELSTSHVNEHMFVKRPTALNDAEDSDYSSETSLGNSLNASEEELNITGMTKAPKGMPTDTSDLQSFIEKLDRELAGVKTHDQHLIA; the protein is encoded by the exons ATGGCAACACCAAATCATTCAG AGCTGGATGTGGAGTTGGGGGATTTACTGCAAGAGTTTAATGATGTCGTGAAGGAGTTGAGCACATCTCACGTCAATGAACACATGTTTGTGAAGAGACCCACAGCACTGAATGATGCAGAAGATTCAGATTACA GCAGTGAGACCTCACTGGGAAACAGTTTGAATGCTAGTGAAGAGGAGCTCAACATCACAGGCATGACCAAAGCACCAAAAG GCATGCCCACAGACACCAGTGACCTACAGAGCTTCATTGAAAAACTGGACAGAGAGCTTGCGGGTGTGAAAACACATGATCAACATTTGATAGCTTAA
- the si:dkey-27i16.2 gene encoding regulator of cell cycle RGCC-like isoform X2, translating to MATPNHSELDVELGDLLQEFNDVVKELSTSHVNEHMFVKRPTALNDAEDSDYSSETSLGNSLNASEEELNITGMTKAPKGMPTDTSDLQSFIEKLDRELAEM from the exons ATGGCAACACCAAATCATTCAG AGCTGGATGTGGAGTTGGGGGATTTACTGCAAGAGTTTAATGATGTCGTGAAGGAGTTGAGCACATCTCACGTCAATGAACACATGTTTGTGAAGAGACCCACAGCACTGAATGATGCAGAAGATTCAGATTACA GCAGTGAGACCTCACTGGGAAACAGTTTGAATGCTAGTGAAGAGGAGCTCAACATCACAGGCATGACCAAAGCACCAAAAG GCATGCCCACAGACACCAGTGACCTACAGAGCTTCATTGAAAAACTGGACAGAGAGCTTGCGG aaatgtga